From one Populus alba chromosome 17, ASM523922v2, whole genome shotgun sequence genomic stretch:
- the LOC118046111 gene encoding probable cyclic nucleotide-gated ion channel 16 codes for MNNFRSYTSSHFRRLPKSLSIRSKVPWWDQIHDPGSEIVSKWNHIFLVACMIAMFLDPLYFYLPIIGGDACMKIDIALGVWVTFARTFTDLFFFLHIFMKFRTAFVAPSSRVFGRGELVMDPRAIAIRYLKSNFVVDLAAALPLPQIVIWFIITSLLKNPTAAHANHTVSLIVLIQYIPRFFVMIPLNRRIVKTTGVIAKTAWSGAAYNLLLYVLASHVLGAIWYLASIQRQHHCWNIQCKNERNRTPACISLFLDCSAKDNPARQAWLTTTNLLTNCDAQNDENFQFGMFAEAFTNHVAEASFIDKYFYCLWWGLRNLRYFSYGQNLIDKYYEGETLFSIGICIMGLVLFAHLIGNMQTYMQSASARLEEWRIRRRDTEEWMRHRQLPPELQERVRRFVQYKWLATRGVDEESILKSLPMDIRRQIQRHLCLALVRRVPFFAQMDDQLLDAICERLVSSLNTKDTFIVREGDPVNEMLFIIRGQLESSTTNGGRSGFFNSITLRAGDFCGEELLTWALMPTSRLNLPVSTRTVKALSEVEAFALRAVDLKFVAKQFKRLHSKKLQHAFRYYSHQWRTWGACYIQSAWRRYTRRKLQMELARQESLFYSQVMEGEVEYYYSDEGGDERPLVDHSNNGSHLGATMLASKFAANTRRGGGHQKLPRPDDSTLEMPKFFKPEEPDFYAEHEDS; via the exons ATGAATAACTTCCGCTCATACACCTCATCACACTTCCGCCGTTTACCCAAATCCTTGTCTATCCGAAGCAAAGTTCCCTGGTGGGACCAAATTCATGACCCTGGAAGTGAAATTGTTAGCAAATGGAACCACATTTTCCTTGTCGCGTGCATGATTGCAATGTTTCTTGACCCTCTTTATTTTTACCTTCCCATTATCGGTGGCGATGCCTGCATGAAGATTGACATTGCCCTAGGCGTCTGGGTTACCTTCGCTCGCACCTTCACGGACTTGTTCTTTTTCTTGCACATTTTCATGAAGTTTAGGACAGCTTTTGTTGCACCAAGCTCTCGCGTTTTTGGTAGAGGAGAGCTTGTTATGGACCCTAGAGCCATTGCCATACGCTACCTGAAATCGAACTTTGTTGTTGATCTTGCTGCTGCCCTTCCTCTCCCTCAG ATTGTGATTTGGTTCATAATTACATCACTGCTGAAAAATCCCACAGCTGCTCACGCTAACCACACTGTTTCTCTAATAGTTCTCATCCAATACATTCCTCGATTTTTTGTTATGATACCTCTGAATCGACGGATTGTTAAGACTACTGGTGTTATAGCCAAGACTGCTTGGTCCGGGGCAGCTTATAATCTCCTTCTCTATGTACTTGCTAGCCAT GTTTTAGGAGCTATATGGTATCTGGCATCAATTCAGAGGCAGCATCACTGCTGGAACATACAATGTAAAAATGAGAGGAACCGCACACCAGCTTGCATCTCTCTATTTCTTGACTGTAGTGCTAAGGATAACCCTGCGCGACAAGCTTGGCTTACAACCACTAATCTGCTCACAAATTGTGATGCccaaaatgatgaaaattttcAGTTTGGGATGTTTGCCGAAGCCTTCACAAATCATGTTGCTGAAGCATCTTTCATAGATAAATATTTCTATTGTCTTTGGTGGGGCTTAAGAAACTTAAGGTACT TTTCGTATGGACAAAATTTGATTGACAAGTACTATGAAGGTGAAACATTATTCAGCATTGGCATCTGTATTATGGGTCTAGTTCTGTTTGCTCATCTCATAGGCAATATGCAG ACATATATGCAATCCGCATCTGCTAGATTGGAAGAATGGAGGATTAGGCGAAGAGATACAGAGGAATGGATGAGGCACCGTCAATTACCTCCAGAGTTGCAAGAACGTGTTCGCCGTTTTGTTCAATACAAATGGTTAGCTACGAGAGGTGTAGACGAAGAAAGCATCTTGAAGTCCTTACCTATGGATATCCGACGTCAGATTCAACGGCATCTTTGTCTGGCCCTTGTTCGACGC GTCCCATTTTTTGCACAAATGGATGATCAACTGTTAGATGCAATATGTGAACGTCTTGTCTCATCTTTGAACACTAAAGACACTTTCATAGTCCGGGAGGGTGATCCAGTAAATGAAATGCTTTTCATCATTAGAGGACAGCTAGAAAGTTCCACAACAAATGGGGGAAGGTCAGGTTTTTTCAACTCGATTACACTCAGGGCTGGTGACTTTTGTGGGGAGGAATTGTTGACATGGGCTCTGATGCCAACCTCTCGTCTAAATTTACCTGTATCCACTCGAACTGTCAAGGCTCTCTCTGAAGTTGAGGCCTTTGCACTTAGAGCGGTTGACCTAAAGTTTGTTGCAAAGCAATTTAAACGGTTGCATAGCAAGAAATTGCAGCATGCTTTCAGGTATTACTCTCATCAGTGGAGGACGTGGGGAGCTTGCTATATACAATCTGCATGGAGGCGTTATACAAGGAGGAAACTACAAATGGAATTGGCTAGGCAAGAAAGCTTATTTTATTCTCAAGTTATGGAAGGTGAGGTTGAATATTATTACAGTGATGAAGGAGGAGATGAAAGACCATTAGTGGATCATTCAAACAATGGTTCGCATCTTGGAGCAACCATGCTTGCTTCAAAATTTGCTGCAAATACAAGGAGAGGAGGTGGCCATCAAAAGCTTCCTCGGCCGGATGATTCCACCTTAGAAATGCCCAAGTTTTTTAAACCAGAGGAACCTGATTTCTATGCAGAGCATGAAGATAGTTGA